In Aspergillus luchuensis IFO 4308 DNA, chromosome 1, nearly complete sequence, the following are encoded in one genomic region:
- a CDS encoding uncharacterized protein (COG:S;~EggNog:ENOG410PQY4;~antiSMASH:Cluster_1.1), giving the protein MESKRPEILLLCIAPTDYLGDRVEPLLKRLRERANVKRATTIDEALRGMEANPKAVIVADEGVTIPVNRLVIEELEDYMRRGGLAIFGLCFPGFVTKDRFRSLFRVRIGLPWIIGDEERTRFEFNPECTLPAETEAISLPTLYSMEAVFIKNARPKEKIYIPVKGAMTERTRPEPVDQTQAAVVGAKVGDGYVAYCGDTNPGKQLEQVILALCGF; this is encoded by the coding sequence ATGGAGTCCAAGCGCCCAGAGATCCTTCTTCTATGTATCGCACCCACAGACTATCTTGGGGATCGTGTTGAACCCCTTCTGAAACGCCTACGAGAACGCGCCAATGTGAAGCGTGCGACAACCATTGACGAGGCATTGCGTGGCATGGAAGCCAACCCCAAAGCCGTCATCGTCGCTGATGAAGGTGTAACTATACCCGTCAACCGACTCGTCattgaggagctggaggattaCATGCGCAGAGGGGGTTTGGCTATTTTTGGCCTCTGTTTCCCCGGTTTCGTGACCAAGGACCGTTTCAGGAGCCTTTTCCGAGTGAGAATAGGTTTGCCGTGGATTATAGGGGATGAAGAACGAACCAGATTTGAATTTAACCCAGAGTGCACCCTTCCAGCCGAAACAGAGGCTATCTCGCTCCCTACACTATACAGCATGGAGGCagtttttattaaaaatgcGCGCCCCAAGGAGAAGATTTACATTCCTGTCAAAGGTGCTATGACGGAGCGGACGCGGCCTGAACCTGTCGACCAGACACAAGCTGCGGTGGTAGGAGCAAAGGTGGGCGATGGATATGTGGCTTATTGCGGGGATACGAATCCGGGTAAGCAGCTGGAACAAGTCATTTTAGCCCTTTGCGGCTTTTAG
- a CDS encoding uncharacterized protein (COG:S;~EggNog:ENOG410PU0M;~InterPro:IPR011009;~antiSMASH:Cluster_1.1) yields MATSVPNHRMIENKICADGAFIVIISRAVLFEITLRASEFFGTTLEAQVNEWLKKVNRSEKVTDFEEASNNSENFEEFWDWLVIPCTQYIRRNAPEIQGPISLQSFTFPRAHALQLLPIDKSITAVPTVYRCFSKSTLPTISASISGLPPGVPKVSAADVLIYQDPDSEFDHTCDIPRHVQVAERGLLFKPANNTSAFINEVSALSRVSELGLSINVSKLYAIVLSENGKIILGILIDWLPFGSRNLWSDELIQMKEYHAKWNGQILDTVEVLHSHDIIWGDVHPGNIVIDYDLNAWVVDFDGGYRSEFVDGKSAGTKQGDLEGIRNVFCNWLPRWYLESQSNMDCDAD; encoded by the coding sequence ATGGCTACCAGCGTTCCTAACCATCGCATGATTGAGAACAAAATCTGTGCTGATGGTGCTTTTATTGTCATTATATCAAGAGCGGTTTTGTTCGAGATCACCCTGCGAGCCTCTGAATTCTTCGGCACCACTCTAGAAGCACAGGTTAATGAGTGGCTGAAGAAAGTTAACAGAAGTGAAAAAGTCACAGATTTTGAAGAAGCCTCCAACAATAGTGAAAATTTCGAAGAATTCTGGGACTGGTTAGTCATACCATGCACACAATACATTCGACGCAATGCTCCAGAAATACAAGGACCTATTAGCCTACAAAGTTTTACCTTTCCTCGAGCTCACGCACTGCAGTTGCTGCCAATTGATAAATCAATCACAGCGGTTCCCACTGTTTATAGATGCTTTTCCAAATCCACTCTTCCTACGATAAGCGCGTCAATTTCAGGCCTTCCTCCTGGTGTCCCCAAAGTCAGCGCAGCCGATGTGCTCATTTACCAGGACCCAGATAGCGAATTCGACCATACCTGTGACATACCGCGACATGTCCAGGTAGCGGAACGCGGCCTACTTTTTAAACCTGCCAACAATACCAGTGCTTTCATCAATGAAGTATCAGCGCTCAGCCGTGTTTCAGAACTCGGCCTGTCAATCAATGTGTCGAAGCTCTATGCTATCGTGCTATCTGAGAATGGGAAGATAATCCTTGGcatcttgattgattggcttCCATTCGGGTCGCGAAATCTCTGGAGCGATGAACTCATTCAAATGAAGGAATATCATGCCAAGTGGAATGGACAGATACTGGATACCGTGGAGGTCCTTCATTCCCACGATATCATATGGGGCGATGTGCACCCGGGAAATATTGTCATAGACTACGACTTGAATGCCTGGGTCGTCGATTTCGATGGTGGGTACCGGTCGGAGTTTGTCGACGGAAAATCAGCAGGGACGAAACAGGGCGATTTGGAGGGCATTCGTAATGTCTTTTGCAACTGGCTACCGCGATGGTATTTGGAATCTCAGTCGAACATGGACTGCGATGCAGATTGA
- a CDS encoding uncharacterized protein (COG:S;~EggNog:ENOG410PQY4;~antiSMASH:Cluster_1.1), translating to SVARTYLANHSPKKIIVTDGGISEPENQDIARRLKAYLEDGGSVTFALDFASSISGDEFNNLFGRKFGTPWEYDGSCKTICRFNANCIVPAGPIPNCSYNMEAHLIKNASPIERIVVPLGSSMVSPKEQGQAAVVGRKQGKGYLIYCGNESVEEELCKMLLLMCI from the coding sequence CCTCAGTTGCACGCACATATCTAGCGAATCACAGCCCGAAGAAAATCATTGTGACAGACGGGGGCATAAGCGAGCCAGAGAACCAAGACATAGCGAGAAGGTTAAAGGCCTATCTTGAGGATGGTGGATCGGTAACATTCGCGCTGGACTTTGCCAGCTCTATTTCTGGAGATGAATTCAACAATCTCTTTGGTCGGAAATTTGGCACACCCTGGGAGTATGACGGCAGCTGCAAGACCATTTGTAGATTCAATGCAAACTGCATTGTCCCAGCCGGACCGATTCCTAACTGCTCCTATAATATGGAGGCACATCTAATCAAGAACGCTTCACCTATCGAGCGAATTGTTGTTCCGCTGGGAAGTTCCATGGTGAGTCCCAAGGAACAGGGTCAAGCCGCGGTAGTTGGAAGGAAGCAAGGCAAAggatatttaatctattgcGGGAACGAGAgtgttgaggaggaattgTGCAAGATGTTACTGCTTATGTGCATTTAG
- a CDS encoding uncharacterized protein (COG:S;~EggNog:ENOG410PW14;~TransMembrane:1 (o584-610i);~antiSMASH:Cluster_1.1) has translation MDESRPEQDNSATSDQSTVAAMQNLTASIQSLVRLLHEERERRECQVKPKSAKDSDPVLKALSEEIAAGRPTHIPEENPVELMSQEEIDERNESYREKYTAFWKDLPSTPVDIKTTDDAYQWAFDLYPQIYHSLGWHKNDDLLFDADSLTKHREDLLEALFAVEAYRRKQFDCPLEPSRAAFEYSRLPRLLLILARLEARRNDGLECRDGGCVDCRYFGADQTLQVLIEVGRTLHHDKYWGANDTTLQELLHRCYARRILSQPNADNPDVLRYQFHLIYDCLGALNFTSRFLELRDALCLTFYTKYQTEPIHKVFDMVKCHRSSMKGIEEFKELPLEEFSGPTFSPDILTVQYLQDFGGLRIEWTDNLDDHLKIFTGRNALRIFAHPTFFYNCRDLVERDYIEPLHLELSRTYALLFKPSSRLALRLLKEATRSNEITWLGRKIDPSSHRPGMEQGTSKSFDVDLAKPSTTRILENFHRCSLPPSIQAAYNVANPFDNVKNTSFFNQHKFTTSSMRQIHALAPYYPEDITFMIMSIFQNGFHSNEAFIDYEYFGPRLRRLKTYLDNHQPTTLKQLWFDRRDARAWWTFWGGAFFLFVFAVLAAVNVRFLAVH, from the exons ATGGATGAATCCAGGCCAGAACAAGATAACTCCGCCACTTCGGATCAGAGTACCGTGGCTGCCATGCAGAACTTGACAGCATCGATTCAGAGCCTAGTGAGATTGCTTCATGAGGAAAGGGAGCGACGAGAATGTCAAGTGAAACCAAAGAGCGCTAAGGATAGTGATCCTGTCCTAAAGGCGCTGAGCGAGGAGATTGCAGCCGGGCGGCCAACGCACATCCCCGAGGAGAATCCTGTGGAGCTCATGTCACAAGAGGAGATCGATGAAAGGAATGAATCTTATAGGGAGAAGTACACAG CCTTCTGGAAGGATTTGCCTTCCACCCCAGTTGACATAAAAACCACTGACGATGCTTACCAATGGGCCTTTGACCTATATCCTCAGATTTATCACTCTCTGGGATGGCATAAAAATGACGATCTCCTTTTTGATGCAGACAGTCTAACCAAACACCGTGAAGACCTTCTAGAGGCACTTTTCGCCGTTGAAGCATATCGGCGTAAGCAATTTGATTGTCCTCTGGAGCCATCACGTGCGGCGTTCGAATATTCACGACTCCCTCGCCTACTGTTGATTCTCGCTCGTTTGGAAGCCCGGCGAAATGACGGTTTGGAATGCCGCGACGGAGGCTGTGTGGATTGTCGCTACTTCGGCGCCGACCAAACCCTCCAGGTTCTGATTGAAGTGGGTCGAACACTACACCACGACAAATACTGGGGTGCGAATGACACAACTTTGCAGGAACTGCTGCATCGCTGTTATGCCCGGCGTATTCTATCTCAGCCTAATGCTGATAATCCTGATGTTTTGCGATACCAGTTCCATCTCATTTACGACTGCCTGGGCGCGTTGAACTTTACGTCGCGGTTCCTTGAACTTCGAGATGCGCTTTGTCTTACCTTCTATACCAAATATCAAACGGAGCCAATCCATAAGGTATTTGACATGGTCAAGTGTCATAGAAGCTCTATGAAGGGCATTGAGGAATTCAAGGAGCTTCCACTTGAAGAGTTCTCTGGTCCGACTTTCTCCCCTGACATACTCACGGTTCAGTACCTGCAGGACTTTGGCGGCTTGAGAATTGAATGGACAGATAATCTGGATGATCATCTCAAGATATTCACGGGCCGCAATGCGCTCAGGATCTTTGCTCATCCCACATTCTTCTACAATTGCCGAGATCTCGTGGAAAGAGATTATATTGAGCCCTTGCACCTTGAGTTATCTCGGACGTACGCCCTTCTTTTTAAACCATCATCCCGACTGGCACTGCGACTGCTAAAAGAAGCGACCAGGTCAAATGAGATCACTTGGCTGGGAAGGAAGATCGATCCGAGTTCCCATCGGCCAGGTATGGAACAGGGCACTAGCAAGTCGTTTGATGTCGATCTGGCCAAGCCATCGACAACCCGTATCCTGGAGAATTTCCATCGCTGCTCGCTTCCCCCCAGCATTCAAGCCGCTTATAACGTCGCCAACCCTTTTGACAATGTCAAGAATACTAGCTTCTTCAATCAACACAAGTTCACAACCAGCTCCATGCGGCAGATTCATGCCCTCGCTCCGTACTATCCAGAGGACATTACGTTTATGATAATGTCTATCTTTCAAAACGGTTTCCATTCAAACGAGGCTTTCATAGACTATGAGTACTTTGGTCCTCGATTGCGTCGCCTCAAAACATATCTGGACAACCACCAGCCCACCACACTGAAGCAGCTGTGGTTTGACAGGAGGGACGCTCGAGCGTGGTGGACTTTTTGGGGTGGcgctttcttcctcttcgtgtTTGCGGTGCTGGCTGCTGTCAATGTGAGATTCCTGGCTGTACATTGA